The genomic region CGGGAACTTCGGGGCGGGGATGCCGACCGACTGCGGCTCGGCACCCAGCGAGGCCGGCCAGACGTCGGCGAGGGTGTCGGGGGTCCAGCCACCGTCAGCGTACGCCGCCTTGATCTCCTGAGGGTGGGACCACAGTGCGACCTTGTCGCCGCCGATGCCGATGGCCTGGCCGGTCACGCCGCGGGCGGCCTCGGAGGCCAGGAACGGGACGAGGGCGGCGCAGTCCTCGGGGGTGCCGAAGCCCTCGCCCTTGCGGAGGAAGTCCGGCAGCGGCTCGCCGCCGCGCATGGCCTCGATGTAGGGCGCGAAGGCCGGGATGGTCTCGGTCATCGCGGTAGCGGCGACCGGCACGATCGCGTTGACGGTGATGCCCGCGCGGCCCAGCTCCATCGACCACGTACGGGCCATGGCGGCGATGCCGGCCTTGGCGGCGGAGTAGTTGGTCTGGCCGAAGTTGCCGCGCTGGCCGGCCGGGGAGCCGACCAGGATCAGCGTGCCGCCCTCGCCCTGCTCGCGCATGCGTACGGCGGCGGCGCGGGCGCAGGTGAAGGTGCCCTTGAGGTGGGTGGTGATCACCGCGTCGAAGTCCTCGTCGGTCATCTTCCACAGCACCTTGTCGCGGAGGATGCCCGCGTTGGTGACCAGGACGTCGAGGCGGCCGAACTCCGCCACCGCGCGGCCCACCAGACGGTCGGCGGCCTCGCTGGTACCGACCGGGACCACCTCGGCCACGGCGGTGCCGCCCTCCTCGGTGATCGCCTTGACGGCCTGCTCGGCGACGGACTCGTCCACGTCGTTGACGACCACGGAGGCGCCGGCTGCGGCGAGGGCGTGCGCGTAGGCCAGGCCGAGGCCACGGCCGGAGCCCGTGACGACGGCGACCTTGCCGGTGAGATCGATGCTGGGCACGACGGTCCCTTCGAGAAACGGATTACCTGCGGAAGGCAGGACGGCTACGAGATCGGAGCTTACGAGATCGAAGCTAAAGACAATCATTGTTGTCGTCAATAGTTGTTGCCGACTCGTCTGTGCGGCATGCTGTGAGAAACATGTACGCACCGCCCCAACAGGGGCCCGGCCCAGGGAGCCCGCCATCGCCGGTCAGCAGCACGCCACGCCCCCCGCCTCCATCGACGCCCAGGAGCCGTGGATGCGCGGACTGCACGCGGACACCGGCTACCTCCTCTACCGGCTCGGCCTGCGTTCGGGGCAGCTGTTCAACACGTTTCTCCAGGAGTCGGGGCTGCGGCTGCGGCACTACGCGCTGCTGCGGTTC from Streptomyces sp. NBC_00878 harbors:
- a CDS encoding SDR family oxidoreductase codes for the protein MPSIDLTGKVAVVTGSGRGLGLAYAHALAAAGASVVVNDVDESVAEQAVKAITEEGGTAVAEVVPVGTSEAADRLVGRAVAEFGRLDVLVTNAGILRDKVLWKMTDEDFDAVITTHLKGTFTCARAAAVRMREQGEGGTLILVGSPAGQRGNFGQTNYSAAKAGIAAMARTWSMELGRAGITVNAIVPVAATAMTETIPAFAPYIEAMRGGEPLPDFLRKGEGFGTPEDCAALVPFLASEAARGVTGQAIGIGGDKVALWSHPQEIKAAYADGGWTPDTLADVWPASLGAEPQSVGIPAPKFPEA